One segment of Clostridium ljungdahlii DSM 13528 DNA contains the following:
- a CDS encoding EFR1 family ferrodoxin (N-terminal region resembles flavodoxins. C-terminal ferrodoxin region binds two 4Fe-4S clusters.), whose product MKGILYYFSGTGNTKWVADRFKEKFQLYNVDIDLAYIQSLEERKTKKYDFIIIGFPVHWKLPPKIVTNFLNRLNNTKENVRVIVYSTQGASSSSASCFVAGCLKKKGYVPSIQISIKMPNNFYFFIGKKYNESEIENLLISVDKKITNIVENFIKGRIVKESNSLIRLQFSKVLHSVFKGRVPKLSRNISSTKDCIKCGLCLRNCPQGNITFENGHAVFHSKCILCLRCIHICPINAVRYRGKKIDQTQKNIIQVLDLNK is encoded by the coding sequence ATGAAAGGTATTTTATATTATTTTAGTGGTACGGGAAATACTAAGTGGGTGGCTGATAGATTTAAGGAAAAATTTCAGCTTTATAACGTAGATATAGACTTAGCGTATATTCAATCTCTAGAAGAAAGAAAAACAAAAAAATATGATTTTATAATCATTGGTTTTCCTGTACATTGGAAGTTACCACCAAAAATTGTAACAAATTTTTTAAATAGACTGAATAATACAAAAGAGAATGTAAGGGTTATAGTATATTCTACACAAGGTGCTTCATCATCTTCAGCTTCTTGTTTTGTTGCAGGATGTTTAAAAAAGAAAGGATATGTACCATCTATACAGATTAGCATAAAAATGCCTAATAATTTTTACTTCTTTATAGGTAAAAAATATAATGAAAGTGAAATAGAAAATTTGCTTATTTCTGTTGATAAAAAGATTACGAATATAGTGGAAAACTTTATAAAAGGGAGGATTGTAAAAGAATCTAATTCTTTAATAAGACTTCAATTTAGTAAAGTACTGCACAGCGTGTTCAAAGGTAGGGTTCCTAAATTATCTAGAAATATATCATCAACTAAAGATTGTATTAAATGTGGGTTATGCCTTAGAAATTGTCCTCAAGGTAATATAACATTTGAAAATGGACATGCAGTTTTTCATAGTAAATGTATTTTATGTTTAAGATGCATACATATATGCCCAATAAATGCAGTAAGATACAGAGGTAAGAAAATAGATCAAACTCAAAAAAATATTATACAGGTATTAGATCTGAATAAATAA
- the dnaX gene encoding DNA polymerase III subunit gamma/tau, producing MPYTALYREWRPKTFSDVVGQDHITVTLKNQILNHRIAHAYLFSGTRGTGKTSTAKILAKAVNCLNLQDGEPCNECEMCKKINAGISIDVIEMDAASKRRLEDIKDVIENVKYPPQEGKYKVYIMDEVHMLTQEAVNAFLKTLEEPPLNVIFILATTDPQKLPVTILSRCQKFDFRRIKSSEIFNRLRCIVSEQGIFADDRSLNLIARICDGAMRDALSILDQAISMGNGKVEYDDVVNMLGLVTNENLLRLTDSIIEKNVESSMRVIDDIVLSGKDIFNFIKDLIIHLRNLLMVKVSNNPEDVLDMSEENINLLKDQAQKIRVEEIMRDIRILQDAQEQSKWTKQSRIYLELSAIKMCKIEYDTSKEVILARLNRLEEAFRQGKIKVSNEKIDAKVEKETVPKKIVDTYRESNTEEHKTKNNSSNDEVQTANKENIYSKITLDIVKKSWKDILESLKSKHQMVLFAALTTGRVVKCEKGIITIEYGKEYAFHKQRLEKNENRKIVEQVFSEVLKEKVIIRYIIEDEVEDVSVSKEKLLKDTFGEDIVEIFDE from the coding sequence ATGCCTTATACTGCATTATATAGAGAATGGAGACCTAAAACTTTTTCAGATGTGGTAGGTCAAGATCATATAACGGTTACATTGAAAAATCAAATATTAAACCATAGAATAGCCCATGCATACTTATTTTCTGGAACAAGGGGTACTGGAAAGACTTCTACGGCTAAGATACTGGCAAAAGCGGTAAATTGTTTGAACCTTCAAGATGGAGAACCTTGTAATGAATGTGAAATGTGCAAAAAAATAAATGCAGGTATTTCAATAGATGTAATTGAAATGGATGCTGCTTCTAAAAGAAGATTGGAAGACATTAAAGATGTAATAGAAAATGTAAAATATCCTCCTCAGGAGGGTAAATACAAAGTTTATATAATGGACGAAGTTCATATGCTTACTCAAGAAGCAGTAAACGCATTTTTAAAGACTTTAGAAGAACCACCTCTAAACGTAATATTTATTCTTGCTACTACTGATCCTCAGAAATTACCTGTTACTATACTTTCCAGATGTCAAAAGTTTGATTTCAGAAGGATAAAAAGTTCAGAGATATTTAATAGATTAAGATGCATAGTTAGTGAACAGGGAATTTTTGCAGATGACAGAAGCCTGAATTTAATAGCCAGAATATGCGATGGAGCCATGAGGGATGCACTTAGTATATTGGATCAGGCAATATCTATGGGAAATGGTAAAGTTGAATACGACGATGTAGTTAACATGTTAGGTCTAGTTACTAATGAGAATTTATTAAGACTTACAGATAGCATAATAGAAAAGAACGTAGAGTCTTCGATGAGAGTAATTGATGATATAGTTCTAAGTGGAAAAGATATATTTAATTTTATTAAGGACTTGATAATTCATCTAAGAAATCTTTTAATGGTAAAGGTGTCTAACAATCCAGAAGATGTACTTGATATGTCAGAAGAAAATATAAATCTTTTAAAAGATCAAGCGCAGAAAATACGAGTAGAAGAAATAATGAGAGATATAAGAATACTTCAAGATGCTCAGGAACAATCTAAATGGACTAAACAAAGCAGAATTTATTTAGAACTTTCAGCTATAAAGATGTGTAAAATAGAATATGATACGTCAAAGGAAGTAATACTTGCAAGATTAAATAGATTGGAAGAAGCCTTTAGGCAAGGAAAAATTAAAGTATCAAATGAAAAGATTGATGCTAAGGTGGAAAAAGAGACTGTACCTAAAAAAATAGTAGATACCTATAGAGAAAGTAACACTGAAGAACATAAGACAAAAAATAATTCATCAAATGACGAAGTACAGACAGCAAATAAAGAAAATATATATTCAAAGATAACATTAGATATAGTTAAAAAAAGCTGGAAAGATATACTTGAATCACTTAAAAGTAAGCATCAAATGGTTTTATTTGCAGCACTTACTACAGGAAGAGTAGTTAAATGTGAAAAAGGTATAATAACTATAGAGTATGGTAAAGAATATGCTTTCCATAAACAGAGGCTGGAAAAGAATGAAAATAGAAAAATAGTTGAACAGGTTTTTTCAGAAGTGTTGAAGGAAAAAGTTATAATTAGATATATTATAGAAGACGAAGTGGAGGATGTATCTGTATCCAAGGAGAAATTATTAAAGGATACCTTTGGGGAGGATATAGTAGAAATATTTGATGAATAA
- a CDS encoding D-2-hydroxyacid dehydrogenase codes for MIKVLVSDGMEKEALNKLIEDGYEVVDKHFEEDELKEKIKEFDVIVVRSATKIRKPLIDEAKKGNLRLIIRGGVGVDNIDVKYATQNGITVRNTPNASTVSVAELTMGHIFAVSRYINIANVTMRDGKWEKKKYKGVELYGKTLGLIGFGRIAKEVAKRAAAMGMRIIYTDILGMAKGYNNYEFCELNDLLKKADYISVHIPFNKEQGAVIGEKEFNIMKDGVFVINCARGGVIDEKVLAKALNTGKVAGAALDVFENEPKPCEELLNNDRVSVTPHIGGSTVEAQKRIGMEIVDIVEKCLDKNLVNA; via the coding sequence ATGATAAAAGTATTAGTTAGTGATGGAATGGAAAAAGAAGCTTTAAATAAATTAATAGAAGATGGCTATGAAGTTGTAGACAAACATTTTGAAGAAGATGAATTAAAGGAAAAAATAAAAGAATTTGATGTAATAGTAGTTAGATCTGCTACTAAAATAAGAAAACCACTTATAGATGAGGCTAAAAAAGGTAATTTAAGACTTATAATAAGAGGTGGGGTTGGAGTAGATAATATAGATGTAAAGTATGCTACTCAAAACGGAATAACAGTTAGAAATACTCCAAATGCTAGTACTGTGTCAGTAGCAGAGCTTACTATGGGCCACATATTTGCAGTATCAAGATATATTAATATAGCCAATGTAACTATGAGAGATGGAAAATGGGAGAAAAAGAAATATAAAGGCGTAGAATTGTATGGAAAAACATTGGGGCTTATAGGATTTGGAAGAATTGCAAAAGAGGTTGCAAAGAGAGCAGCTGCTATGGGAATGAGGATAATATATACAGACATTCTTGGTATGGCAAAGGGATATAATAATTATGAATTCTGTGAACTCAACGATTTGTTAAAGAAGGCAGATTATATATCGGTTCATATACCTTTCAATAAAGAGCAGGGAGCTGTAATAGGAGAAAAAGAATTCAACATTATGAAAGATGGAGTTTTTGTAATAAACTGTGCAAGAGGCGGAGTTATAGATGAAAAAGTTCTAGCAAAGGCATTAAATACAGGAAAGGTAGCAGGAGCTGCACTAGATGTATTTGAAAATGAGCCTAAACCATGTGAAGAACTCCTAAATAATGATAGAGTATCAGTAACACCTCATATAGGTGGTTCAACAGTTGAGGCTCAAAAGAGAATTGGAATGGAAATTGTAGATATAGTTGAAAAATGTTTAGATAAAAATTTGGTTAATGCATAA
- a CDS encoding pro-sigmaK processing inhibitor BofA family protein has protein sequence MLTSDMFQYIGYFLIAILGLYVLVKVFSWPLKILFKLIINAVLGVVLLVIVNLIGKYFSFSIGINAITALIAGFFGIPGVIFLIIFKLFL, from the coding sequence ATGTTAACAAGCGATATGTTTCAGTATATAGGATATTTTTTAATTGCCATATTAGGACTTTATGTGTTAGTAAAAGTATTTTCGTGGCCTTTAAAAATTTTATTTAAACTTATTATAAATGCTGTACTTGGTGTAGTACTGCTAGTTATAGTGAATTTAATAGGAAAATACTTTTCATTTAGTATAGGTATTAATGCAATTACAGCACTTATTGCAGGATTTTTTGGAATACCAGGAGTGATATTTCTTATAATATTTAAACTATTTCTCTAA
- the sfsA gene encoding DNA/RNA nuclease SfsA produces MIFNKQIVKARFISRPNRFQAYVNIDGVQLMIHVPNTGRCREILIPGATVILREENNPNRKTKYDLIAAYKGTRLINIDSQIPNRIVDEALKMNKISYFRDCKNVEREKTFGNSRFDFKLLDKDNKEYYLEVKGVTFEENGVARFPDAPTERGRKHLLELVQVKKSNIGAAVLFLIQMEGIKCFKPYDEIDKKFGEYLRYADKEGVKILAYDCFLGENFIILKDEIKVCL; encoded by the coding sequence TTGATATTTAACAAACAAATAGTAAAGGCTAGGTTTATTAGCAGACCTAATAGATTTCAAGCCTATGTAAATATAGATGGTGTGCAATTGATGATTCATGTACCTAATACAGGAAGGTGCAGGGAAATTCTCATACCTGGAGCTACAGTAATTTTAAGAGAGGAAAATAACCCAAATAGAAAGACAAAATACGATTTAATAGCTGCCTACAAGGGAACAAGATTAATAAATATAGATTCTCAAATTCCAAATAGAATTGTAGATGAAGCGTTAAAAATGAATAAAATAAGTTATTTTAGAGATTGTAAAAACGTAGAGCGGGAAAAAACTTTCGGAAACAGCAGGTTTGATTTTAAGTTATTGGATAAAGATAATAAGGAATATTATCTTGAAGTAAAAGGAGTTACTTTTGAAGAAAATGGAGTTGCCAGGTTTCCGGACGCACCTACAGAAAGAGGAAGAAAACATTTATTGGAATTAGTGCAAGTGAAAAAATCTAATATTGGGGCTGCAGTTTTATTTTTAATTCAAATGGAAGGCATTAAGTGTTTCAAACCTTACGATGAAATTGATAAGAAGTTTGGAGAGTATCTTAGATATGCTGATAAAGAAGGGGTAAAAATTCTTGCTTATGATTGTTTTTTAGGTGAAAATTTTATAATATTAAAGGATGAAATAAAAGTATGCTTATAA
- a CDS encoding YbaB/EbfC family nucleoid-associated protein, whose amino-acid sequence MARGGIPNFGGGGNMNNLMKQAQKLQKQMETMQSELQNKEFSATAGGGAVTVSVNGKKEIVDIKIKPEVVDPEDVEMLQDLILAACNEALKNAEKETASEMQKVTGGLNIPGMF is encoded by the coding sequence ATGGCAAGAGGCGGAATACCTAATTTTGGTGGCGGCGGAAATATGAATAATTTAATGAAGCAAGCCCAGAAACTTCAAAAACAAATGGAGACTATGCAATCAGAACTTCAAAATAAAGAGTTTTCTGCTACTGCTGGCGGTGGAGCAGTTACTGTATCAGTAAATGGTAAAAAAGAAATAGTAGATATAAAAATTAAACCAGAAGTTGTAGATCCAGAAGATGTAGAAATGCTTCAGGATTTAATTTTAGCTGCATGTAATGAGGCACTTAAGAATGCAGAAAAAGAGACTGCTTCTGAAATGCAAAAAGTAACTGGTGGACTTAATATACCAGGAATGTTTTAA
- the recR gene encoding recombination mediator RecR has product MDFYPAAIEKLIEEFAKLPGIGYKTAQRLTLYILNLPGDEVKEFAKALVNARGTIRYCSVCGNFTDSDPCAICSNPNRDKSVICVVEQPKDIMAMERIKEYNGVYHVLHGNISPMAGRGPNDIKLKELITRINGNVKEVIVATNPNVEGEATAMYISKILKHLGVKVTRIAHGIPVGGNLEYADEITLSKALEGRVEI; this is encoded by the coding sequence ATGGATTTTTATCCTGCAGCTATTGAAAAATTAATAGAAGAGTTTGCGAAGTTACCGGGAATAGGCTATAAAACAGCTCAAAGACTTACCCTTTATATATTGAATTTACCAGGTGATGAAGTAAAGGAGTTTGCAAAAGCTTTAGTTAATGCAAGAGGTACTATAAGATACTGCTCTGTTTGTGGAAATTTTACAGATTCAGATCCCTGTGCTATATGTTCAAATCCAAATAGAGATAAGAGCGTAATATGTGTAGTAGAACAGCCTAAGGATATAATGGCTATGGAAAGAATTAAAGAGTACAATGGTGTTTATCATGTGCTGCACGGCAATATATCACCTATGGCAGGAAGAGGGCCTAATGATATAAAGCTTAAGGAACTTATAACAAGAATTAATGGAAATGTGAAAGAAGTTATAGTTGCAACTAACCCAAATGTAGAAGGAGAAGCTACAGCTATGTATATATCTAAAATATTGAAACACCTTGGAGTGAAGGTAACTAGAATAGCCCATGGTATTCCTGTTGGTGGAAATTTAGAATATGCAGATGAAATCACTCTGTCAAAAGCACTAGAAGGTAGAGTAGAGATATAA
- a CDS encoding DUF1015 domain-containing protein, whose amino-acid sequence MATLKAFKAIRPREDVACKIAALPYDVMNSEEAREMAKDNAYSFLHIDKAEIDLDTNIDPYDKKVYEKANENLQNMINNNLLIKDNKKNLYIYRLIRNGKAQTGIVGCTSIDDYIDNKIKKHEFTRKDKEQDRINHVDTCDANTGPIFLTYRYNEKINDIVDKWTNEKKPVYDFVAEDGVTNTVWVIDDDKVIDTICQLFNNIDSLYIADGHHRTASAVKVGIKRRKENPDYKGDEEFNFFLSVLFPDSELSIMDYNRVVKDLNGLTRDEYMNKISEKFNVKEYEGKDPYRPSKKHTYGMYLGGKWYEIEAKEGTYDPCDVVEKLDASVLQNNLLNPILGIDDPRTNPRIDFVGGIRGLNELEKRVDKEREGVAFSMYPTTLDDLMGIADAGKVMPPKSTWFEPKLRSGLFIHELK is encoded by the coding sequence ATGGCAACTTTAAAAGCCTTCAAAGCCATAAGACCAAGGGAAGATGTAGCTTGTAAAATAGCTGCACTTCCCTATGATGTTATGAATAGTGAAGAGGCAAGAGAAATGGCAAAAGATAATGCATATTCTTTTTTGCATATAGATAAAGCTGAAATTGATTTAGATACAAATATAGATCCTTATGATAAAAAAGTATATGAAAAGGCAAATGAAAATTTGCAAAACATGATAAATAATAATTTACTTATAAAAGATAATAAGAAAAATCTCTATATATATAGACTGATTAGAAATGGAAAGGCACAGACAGGTATAGTAGGATGTACTTCCATAGATGATTATATTGATAATAAAATAAAAAAGCATGAATTTACAAGAAAAGACAAGGAACAGGATAGAATAAACCATGTTGATACTTGTGATGCAAATACAGGACCAATTTTTTTGACATATAGATATAATGAAAAAATTAATGATATAGTAGATAAGTGGACTAATGAAAAAAAACCGGTTTATGATTTTGTAGCTGAGGACGGCGTTACAAATACTGTATGGGTTATAGATGATGACAAGGTAATAGATACTATTTGTCAGTTGTTTAATAATATAGACAGTCTTTATATAGCAGATGGTCATCACAGGACAGCTTCTGCAGTTAAAGTTGGTATTAAAAGAAGAAAGGAAAATCCAGATTACAAGGGAGATGAAGAATTTAATTTCTTCCTGTCTGTACTTTTCCCGGATTCAGAGTTAAGTATCATGGATTATAACAGAGTTGTAAAAGATTTAAATGGCCTTACCCGTGATGAATATATGAATAAGATTTCAGAAAAGTTTAATGTGAAAGAATATGAAGGTAAAGATCCTTATAGACCGTCTAAGAAACATACTTATGGTATGTATTTAGGTGGAAAGTGGTATGAGATTGAAGCAAAAGAGGGTACTTATGATCCTTGTGATGTTGTTGAAAAACTAGATGCTTCTGTCCTTCAAAATAACTTATTGAATCCAATTCTTGGAATAGATGATCCACGTACAAATCCTAGAATTGATTTTGTAGGAGGAATAAGGGGACTTAATGAATTGGAAAAAAGGGTAGACAAGGAGAGAGAAGGAGTTGCTTTTTCCATGTATCCAACTACATTAGATGACTTAATGGGAATAGCTGACGCGGGAAAAGTAATGCCTCCTAAATCCACCTGGTTTGAACCTAAACTTAGAAGTGGTTTATTCATTCATGAATTAAAGTAA
- a CDS encoding NAD(+) diphosphatase, with protein MKFKYCPMCGKELEEKYSWDEGGVPYCPKDDIMYFDTPRPCVIVAVIKENKILLLKQSYIFKDSKVLLSGYVTNGETVEETVHREVFEEAGLKVKDLKYLGSEYVKNNSKEIIMLTFMAKYDGGNIKKSAEVEWVNWGYIEDALCEMKEDEIGKRIVRKVLKELGYTEEKAYRCDNNNCQTDS; from the coding sequence ATGAAATTTAAATATTGTCCTATGTGTGGAAAAGAATTGGAAGAAAAATACAGTTGGGATGAAGGTGGAGTACCTTATTGCCCTAAAGATGATATAATGTATTTTGATACTCCAAGACCTTGTGTAATAGTGGCTGTAATAAAGGAAAATAAAATATTGTTATTAAAACAAAGTTATATATTTAAAGATTCTAAAGTTTTATTGTCTGGATATGTTACAAATGGAGAAACAGTAGAAGAAACTGTGCATAGAGAAGTATTTGAAGAAGCGGGACTTAAGGTAAAGGATTTGAAGTATTTAGGAAGCGAATATGTAAAAAATAACAGTAAAGAAATAATAATGCTTACTTTCATGGCGAAGTATGATGGTGGAAATATAAAAAAATCTGCAGAAGTGGAATGGGTAAATTGGGGATATATAGAAGATGCATTATGTGAAATGAAAGAAGATGAAATTGGAAAGAGAATAGTTAGGAAGGTTTTAAAGGAATTAGGTTATACTGAAGAAAAAGCCTATAGATGCGATAATAACAATTGTCAAACAGATAGTTAA
- a CDS encoding pyridoxal-phosphate-dependent aminotransferase family protein, with amino-acid sequence MHKKLFIPGPVEVREDVLEKMATPMIGHRSKEASKLQRDISDKMRKVFHTKEEILLSTSSGTGLLEGAIRCSTAKRAAVFSIGAFGKRWHQIAECNNVPADLYEVEWGKAADVNEIDKVLATGKYDSLCITHNETSTGVMNPIEEIAEVVKKYPDIVWCVDTVSSMGGTKIEVDKLGIDICLTSSQKALGLPPGMAICSFSKKAVERAKNVKFRGYYLDLLSIYNYIQKKDYQYPSTPSLSHMFAMDYQLDRILEEGLENRYNRHLEMAKYVREWAKKYFELFADERYLSNTLTNIKNTRDIDVAELNKKLGERGFQISNGYGKLKGKAFRIAHMADCTLDDIKELLENINEILGL; translated from the coding sequence ATGCATAAGAAATTATTTATTCCTGGACCAGTAGAAGTTAGAGAAGATGTATTAGAGAAGATGGCTACACCTATGATAGGACATAGAAGCAAAGAAGCTTCCAAGCTTCAAAGAGACATTAGTGACAAGATGAGAAAAGTATTTCATACAAAGGAAGAAATTTTACTTTCAACATCATCTGGAACAGGACTGTTGGAAGGTGCTATAAGATGTAGTACAGCTAAGAGGGCAGCAGTTTTTTCAATAGGAGCTTTCGGAAAAAGATGGCATCAAATTGCAGAATGTAATAACGTACCAGCAGATTTATACGAAGTAGAATGGGGTAAGGCAGCAGATGTTAATGAAATAGACAAAGTTTTAGCTACAGGAAAATATGATTCACTTTGTATAACTCATAATGAAACTTCTACAGGAGTTATGAATCCAATAGAAGAAATAGCAGAAGTAGTAAAAAAATATCCAGATATAGTATGGTGTGTAGATACAGTTAGCTCCATGGGAGGTACTAAAATAGAAGTGGATAAGCTTGGCATTGATATATGTTTGACATCGAGCCAGAAAGCTTTAGGACTTCCTCCAGGAATGGCTATATGCTCTTTTTCAAAAAAAGCAGTAGAAAGAGCAAAAAATGTAAAATTTAGAGGATATTATTTGGATTTACTTTCAATATATAATTATATACAAAAGAAAGATTATCAATATCCATCTACTCCATCCCTTTCACATATGTTTGCAATGGATTATCAATTGGATAGAATCTTAGAAGAGGGGCTTGAAAATAGATATAATAGACATTTGGAAATGGCTAAATATGTGAGAGAATGGGCTAAAAAGTATTTTGAATTATTTGCAGATGAAAGATATCTTTCAAATACTCTTACTAATATAAAGAATACTAGGGATATAGATGTAGCAGAACTTAATAAAAAGTTGGGTGAAAGAGGATTCCAGATATCAAATGGATACGGAAAATTAAAGGGGAAAGCATTTAGAATAGCTCATATGGCTGATTGTACTCTTGATGATATAAAAGAACTTTTGGAAAATATTAATGAAATATTAGGATTATAA
- a CDS encoding hydrolase yields MAKYIPQVDGIERKHMIRVPEVIREASGIRIFGKRLKSFLFTTDVAIIKNTDADAVIAVYPFTPQPLITHAIILSADIPVFCGVGSGISTAKRILNLALDAEFKGAMGVVVNSPTSNEVIKQMRDSIDIPIIVTIVSEYEDVQKRIEAGATIINVSGAEETAKIVKKVRSQYPNFPIIATGGPTEENMRETIRAGANAVAFTPPTSAEILRQIMIEHRKKCKNRRPE; encoded by the coding sequence ATGGCTAAATATATACCGCAAGTAGATGGAATTGAAAGAAAGCATATGATTAGAGTACCTGAAGTTATTAGAGAAGCAAGTGGAATAAGAATATTTGGAAAAAGGCTAAAGTCTTTTTTATTCACTACAGATGTAGCTATTATAAAAAATACTGATGCAGATGCAGTTATTGCTGTATATCCGTTTACACCACAGCCGCTTATAACACATGCAATTATTTTATCCGCAGATATACCTGTTTTTTGTGGTGTTGGAAGCGGAATTTCAACAGCCAAAAGAATTTTAAATTTAGCATTAGATGCAGAATTTAAAGGTGCCATGGGAGTTGTTGTAAATAGTCCTACGTCTAATGAAGTTATAAAGCAAATGAGAGATAGCATAGATATACCAATAATAGTAACTATAGTATCTGAATATGAGGATGTACAAAAGAGAATAGAAGCGGGGGCTACTATAATAAATGTGTCTGGAGCTGAGGAAACTGCTAAAATAGTCAAAAAAGTTAGAAGTCAGTATCCTAATTTCCCAATAATAGCTACAGGAGGACCCACAGAGGAAAATATGAGAGAAACTATACGTGCAGGAGCTAATGCTGTAGCTTTTACACCTCCTACTTCGGCTGAAATTTTAAGACAAATTATGATTGAACATAGGAAAAAATGTAAAAATAGAAGACCAGAATAA
- a CDS encoding GNAT family N-acetyltransferase, which produces MLKEQLVTISLVSGSNSEYIIRDNCGITLGRVFIIEISSKNKCCIIRIKFYKWGESSYRLLKNSLSIFIEILFKNANLNKINILADEDINIAAFTDLGFELEGIIANSIKSDSGYKNEILFGLELDKFKNISINRGLHIKGSKINLSVLTPENAESVLNYYIKNKDYLSKFEPDREKNFYTLDIQKRILIESYREFLSGKSVNLGIYKDKTFIGKIQISNIVMGVFKSAFVGYSIDKDEQGKGYMKEALKLTLEYAFNEMDLHRIEASTLVDNIRSQKVLLSCGFKEIGLNEKYIFINGKWQDHLTFNKINPRE; this is translated from the coding sequence ATGCTTAAAGAACAACTTGTAACCATTAGTTTAGTTAGTGGGAGTAATAGTGAATATATAATAAGGGATAACTGTGGCATAACTTTAGGACGGGTGTTCATAATTGAAATTTCCTCTAAAAATAAATGCTGTATAATTAGAATAAAATTTTATAAGTGGGGGGAATCTAGTTACAGGTTGCTTAAAAATTCACTTAGTATATTTATAGAAATACTTTTTAAAAATGCTAATTTAAATAAAATAAATATATTAGCAGATGAAGATATAAATATAGCTGCATTTACAGATCTAGGATTTGAACTCGAAGGTATAATAGCAAATAGTATTAAGTCTGATTCTGGATATAAGAATGAAATATTATTTGGGTTAGAACTAGATAAATTTAAAAACATAAGCATTAATAGGGGATTACATATAAAAGGTAGTAAGATAAACCTTTCAGTACTAACGCCAGAAAATGCAGAAAGTGTACTAAATTATTATATAAAGAATAAAGATTATCTGAGTAAATTTGAGCCTGACCGTGAAAAAAATTTTTATACTTTAGATATTCAAAAGAGAATTTTAATTGAAAGTTACAGGGAATTTTTGAGCGGAAAAAGTGTGAATCTTGGAATATATAAGGATAAAACGTTTATAGGAAAGATACAGATATCTAATATAGTTATGGGAGTGTTTAAAAGCGCATTTGTAGGATATTCTATAGATAAAGATGAGCAGGGGAAGGGATATATGAAAGAGGCATTAAAATTAACTCTTGAGTATGCCTTTAATGAAATGGACCTTCATAGAATAGAAGCTTCTACATTAGTAGATAATATAAGATCTCAGAAAGTTCTTTTAAGTTGTGGGTTTAAGGAAATTGGATTGAATGAAAAGTACATATTTATAAATGGGAAGTGGCAGGATCATTTAACTTTTAATAAGATTAATCCAAGAGAATAA
- a CDS encoding DUF2508 family protein gives MNKYNIIKYLLAKNSKYTKNQKRLLNDINEAREELERCAIYFDTVKDPHLVDYAIYMEEAAKSKYMYLLNEVKKNGIDLNYNSMFPNLKENKKSS, from the coding sequence ATGAACAAGTATAATATAATCAAATATTTGTTGGCAAAAAATTCTAAATACACAAAAAATCAAAAAAGATTATTAAATGATATAAATGAAGCTAGGGAAGAGTTGGAAAGATGTGCTATATACTTTGATACCGTGAAAGATCCGCACTTGGTTGATTATGCTATATATATGGAAGAGGCAGCAAAATCAAAATACATGTATTTATTAAACGAAGTAAAGAAAAATGGAATAGATTTGAATTACAATAGTATGTTCCCTAATTTAAAGGAAAATAAAAAATCATCTTAA